In one Halosimplex halophilum genomic region, the following are encoded:
- a CDS encoding serine/threonine-protein kinase RIO2, producing MVQNVASVIADLEAEDFYLLSGVEQGMRFSEYVNREKLPEYTRLSPEDVDYRLDRCEDRGLVERKTIQYEGFKLTFEGYDALALHTFAERETFDGVGAPLGVGKESDVYEVRSYRPLALKYHREGYTNFREVMKERDYTADRDHVSWQYTARKAAEREYDALETLYPDVSVPQPVDHNRHALVMEKVDGVELSRTKLTDAQVIPVMELILEEMATAYAEGYVHADMSEYNVFVTEEGVVVFDWPQAVPTDHDNARELLERDVENLVGYFARKYPGHVDEVDVPGLAESLADDSFESVDEFAE from the coding sequence ATGGTCCAGAACGTGGCATCCGTGATAGCCGACCTCGAGGCCGAGGACTTCTATCTGCTCTCGGGGGTCGAGCAGGGGATGCGCTTCTCGGAGTACGTCAACCGCGAGAAGCTCCCCGAGTACACCCGTCTCTCCCCGGAGGACGTGGACTACCGGCTGGACCGCTGCGAGGACCGCGGGCTGGTCGAGCGCAAGACCATCCAGTACGAGGGGTTCAAACTCACCTTCGAGGGGTACGACGCGCTCGCGTTGCACACCTTCGCCGAACGGGAGACCTTCGACGGCGTCGGCGCCCCCCTCGGCGTCGGCAAGGAGAGCGACGTGTACGAGGTCCGCTCCTATCGCCCGCTCGCGCTGAAGTACCACCGCGAGGGCTACACCAACTTCCGCGAGGTGATGAAGGAACGCGACTACACGGCCGACCGGGACCACGTCTCCTGGCAGTACACCGCGCGCAAGGCCGCCGAGCGCGAGTACGACGCCCTCGAAACGCTGTATCCCGACGTGTCCGTCCCCCAGCCGGTCGACCACAACCGCCACGCGCTCGTCATGGAGAAGGTCGACGGCGTCGAGCTCTCCCGGACGAAACTCACCGACGCCCAGGTGATCCCCGTCATGGAGCTGATCCTGGAGGAGATGGCGACCGCCTACGCCGAGGGGTACGTCCACGCCGACATGAGCGAGTACAACGTCTTCGTCACCGAGGAGGGCGTCGTCGTCTTCGACTGGCCCCAGGCCGTCCCCACCGACCACGACAACGCGCGCGAACTCCTCGAACGCGACGTGGAGAACCTCGTCGGCTACTTCGCCCGCAAGTACCCGGGCCACGTCGACGAGGTGGACGTTCCCGGCCTCGCCGAGTCGCTCGCCGACGATTCCTTCGAGTCCGTCGACGAGTTCGCGGAGTAG
- a CDS encoding DoxX family protein — protein sequence MSTTTPGVNEFESKIGGYTVRGKAHSLSAWFVLALRLMMGYAFLYSGATKVLEGGFSARGYLVHAAGTNGNPLEGVFVWMGTTDWFVAFANVAVPWGEVLIGLGLLVGALVRLAALFGALMMLLFYFGNWSIEHGLINGDFAYMLVFLAVAAFGAGRILGLDALIERYEVGGEALVERYPRLRYVLG from the coding sequence ATGTCGACGACTACCCCCGGAGTGAACGAGTTCGAGAGCAAGATCGGCGGCTACACGGTCCGCGGCAAGGCACACAGCCTGTCGGCGTGGTTCGTGCTGGCGCTGCGGCTCATGATGGGCTACGCGTTCCTGTACTCGGGCGCGACGAAGGTCCTGGAGGGCGGGTTCTCCGCCCGGGGCTACCTGGTCCACGCGGCCGGGACGAACGGCAACCCCCTGGAAGGGGTGTTCGTCTGGATGGGGACGACCGACTGGTTCGTCGCGTTCGCGAACGTCGCCGTCCCGTGGGGCGAGGTCCTCATCGGGCTGGGCCTGCTCGTCGGCGCCCTGGTCCGCCTCGCGGCCCTGTTCGGCGCGCTGATGATGCTCCTGTTCTACTTCGGGAACTGGAGCATCGAACACGGGCTCATCAACGGCGACTTCGCCTACATGCTCGTGTTCCTCGCCGTCGCCGCCTTCGGCGCCGGCCGGATCCTCGGACTGGACGCCCTGATCGAGCGCTACGAGGTCGGCGGCGAGGCGCTCGTCGAGCGCTACCCCCGCCTGCGCTACGTCCTCGGCTGA
- a CDS encoding glycoside hydrolase family 5 protein, with protein MSHERPRPDESTDDRPERDRTHGTAGSADGLSDRVDAVSRRRFLRTAAGAGAATALGVGITGSAAADGIPTPWLHRDGNLIRDPSDNKVILRGVNVPDARRMNVKDFRPDADETIERATSADEGWYSRIVRLPIQPTDVGDHDPGGIPPVPGFSQSQLERYVENHLRPAVDTCAEQNVYCIVDYHRHRGQDDEHAYTSEGIDEELTMFWETVAPEFADESHVLFEVYNEPIHPYQGHYEPNVDVAPNDDEAIETWNTWREAAQPWVDTIREHAPRNLVLIGSPRWSQWTYQAPRNEFDGDNLAYTGHVYGHQNLRPLSEYFGTPAEEVPVFVTEFGWGEHGADYITGTADDEGQEFLDFFADYDVHWQVWCFDSKWRPAMLDHDWSVKEYGEFWREELAAHRDEDVPAGEVDTDTDSDTATATPTGTSTATPPPTATPAPTDTPTPSGPTSTATPTDEPETPTDTPASDALVVNDYDGDPAWSSHRNDLGQWCGAESFENGSGEVEDGALVLAYDNGGWYQEQINRDVSDYDTLVLTVAGADGGEGSEIRFSMGGASGLLADVTDDSIGTSLSPVVVDMASAGVDRSVGDLSLRLNFWQGGTGTLRVGGVRLE; from the coding sequence ATGTCACACGAACGACCACGACCCGACGAATCGACCGACGACCGACCCGAGCGCGACCGGACCCACGGAACCGCCGGGTCCGCCGACGGCCTCAGCGACCGCGTCGACGCCGTCTCCCGGCGGAGGTTCCTGCGGACGGCCGCGGGGGCGGGCGCCGCGACGGCGCTCGGCGTCGGGATCACCGGCAGCGCCGCCGCCGACGGCATTCCCACGCCGTGGCTCCACCGCGACGGCAACCTGATCCGCGACCCCAGCGACAACAAGGTGATCCTCCGGGGGGTGAACGTCCCCGACGCCAGGCGGATGAACGTCAAGGACTTTCGCCCCGACGCCGACGAGACCATCGAACGGGCGACCAGCGCCGACGAGGGGTGGTACTCGCGGATCGTCCGCCTCCCGATCCAGCCGACCGACGTGGGGGACCACGACCCCGGCGGTATCCCGCCGGTCCCCGGTTTCTCGCAGTCCCAGCTCGAACGGTACGTCGAGAACCACCTCCGCCCGGCCGTCGACACCTGTGCGGAGCAGAACGTCTACTGCATCGTCGACTACCACCGCCACCGCGGCCAGGACGACGAGCACGCCTACACCAGCGAGGGCATCGACGAGGAGCTGACGATGTTCTGGGAGACGGTGGCCCCGGAGTTCGCCGACGAGTCGCACGTCCTCTTCGAGGTGTACAACGAGCCGATCCACCCCTACCAGGGCCACTACGAGCCGAACGTCGACGTGGCGCCGAACGACGACGAGGCCATCGAGACGTGGAACACCTGGAGGGAGGCCGCCCAGCCGTGGGTCGACACCATCCGCGAGCACGCCCCGCGGAACCTGGTCCTGATCGGCTCGCCCCGGTGGAGCCAGTGGACCTACCAGGCGCCGAGAAACGAGTTCGACGGCGACAACCTCGCCTACACCGGCCACGTCTACGGCCATCAGAACCTCCGCCCGCTCTCGGAGTACTTCGGGACGCCCGCCGAGGAGGTGCCGGTGTTCGTGACCGAGTTCGGCTGGGGCGAGCACGGCGCCGACTACATCACCGGGACCGCCGACGACGAGGGCCAGGAGTTCCTCGACTTCTTCGCCGACTACGACGTCCACTGGCAGGTCTGGTGTTTCGACAGCAAGTGGCGACCGGCGATGCTCGACCACGACTGGTCGGTCAAGGAGTACGGCGAGTTCTGGCGGGAGGAACTCGCCGCCCACCGCGACGAGGACGTGCCCGCCGGCGAGGTCGATACGGACACCGACTCCGACACGGCCACCGCGACGCCCACCGGCACCTCGACCGCGACGCCGCCGCCGACGGCCACGCCCGCGCCGACGGACACGCCGACGCCCAGCGGCCCCACGTCGACGGCGACGCCGACCGACGAGCCGGAGACGCCGACCGACACGCCGGCGAGCGACGCGCTGGTGGTCAACGACTACGACGGGGACCCGGCGTGGTCGTCCCATCGCAACGACCTCGGACAGTGGTGCGGCGCCGAGTCCTTCGAGAACGGCTCCGGCGAGGTCGAGGACGGCGCGCTCGTGTTAGCGTACGACAACGGCGGCTGGTACCAGGAGCAGATCAACCGTGACGTGAGCGACTACGACACGCTCGTCCTCACGGTTGCCGGCGCGGACGGGGGCGAGGGGTCGGAGATCCGCTTCAGCATGGGCGGCGCCAGCGGACTGCTCGCCGACGTGACCGACGACTCGATCGGTACCTCGCTCTCGCCGGTCGTCGTCGACATGGCGTCGGCGGGGGTCGACCGCTCTGTGGGGGACCTCTCGCTGCGGCTGAACTTCTGGCAGGGCGGAACCGGTACCCTGCGGGTCGGCGGCGTCCGGCTGGAGTAG
- a CDS encoding cellulase family glycosylhydrolase, translating into MDSDDSPRQAQDGEQRRGRAVDRARSGGSGDAPGGGGDASNGGPRRRTVLRGLGGGVALGAVGTLGATVSTAAGASFGDGVNLQPSYFCDGDQDLGYDLMAEYPDIETVRIEIEPFDFGEVATTVEDAKRWIDEAAAHGLDVIATYHHYPDNGSASAAALQNAAEFWAEHYETLSADTSFTVNMMNEWGNHQVTAGEYADAYDEAIGTVRSETSYSGPIVCDAPGWGQGTYRLADAAEGIDDDDLILSAHVYPSAWNATTGEYLVPEDLDAMDETSYPCMIGEFGNYANSTGADWSAIVDYASELGWPVVGWAWNGDGSADPMNMASPYWGDDCSADSYTASDYFSVVYSRLGDGGTATDSPTDEPGTPTDEPDTPTPTDEPETPTPTDEPETPTDTPAADALVVNDYDGDPAWSSHRNDLGQWCGAGSFENGGGEVEDGALVLAYDNGGWFQEQINRPVDGYSDLVLRVSGADGGEESEVLFDMGGVRTMLADVTDDAVGTSATDVRVDMAAAGIDRSSSALSVRLNFWQGGTSTLRIEEVRLE; encoded by the coding sequence ATGGACTCCGACGACTCACCACGACAGGCACAGGACGGCGAACAGCGACGCGGCCGGGCGGTCGACCGCGCCCGGTCCGGTGGCAGCGGCGACGCACCGGGCGGCGGCGGTGACGCGTCGAACGGCGGCCCGCGGCGGCGGACGGTGCTGCGCGGGCTCGGCGGCGGCGTCGCGCTCGGCGCGGTCGGCACGCTCGGCGCGACCGTGTCGACGGCCGCCGGCGCCTCGTTCGGCGACGGCGTCAACCTCCAGCCGTCGTACTTCTGCGACGGGGACCAGGACCTGGGCTACGACCTCATGGCGGAGTACCCGGACATCGAGACGGTCCGGATCGAGATCGAGCCGTTCGACTTCGGCGAGGTCGCCACGACGGTCGAGGACGCCAAGCGCTGGATCGACGAGGCCGCGGCCCACGGGCTGGACGTGATCGCCACGTACCACCACTACCCCGACAACGGGTCGGCCAGTGCCGCGGCGCTCCAGAACGCGGCGGAGTTCTGGGCGGAGCACTACGAGACGCTCTCGGCCGACACCTCGTTCACGGTGAACATGATGAACGAGTGGGGCAACCACCAGGTGACCGCCGGGGAGTACGCCGACGCGTACGACGAGGCGATCGGCACCGTCCGCTCGGAGACGAGCTACTCGGGGCCGATCGTCTGCGACGCGCCCGGGTGGGGCCAGGGCACCTACCGCCTGGCCGACGCCGCCGAGGGGATCGACGACGACGACCTGATCCTCTCGGCGCACGTCTACCCCAGCGCGTGGAACGCGACGACGGGGGAGTACCTCGTCCCGGAGGACCTCGACGCGATGGACGAGACGAGCTACCCCTGCATGATCGGGGAGTTCGGCAACTACGCGAACTCGACGGGCGCCGACTGGTCGGCCATCGTCGACTACGCGAGCGAGCTGGGCTGGCCGGTCGTCGGCTGGGCCTGGAACGGCGACGGCTCGGCGGACCCGATGAACATGGCCTCGCCGTACTGGGGCGACGACTGCTCGGCCGACAGCTACACGGCCAGCGACTACTTCTCGGTCGTCTACAGCCGGCTCGGCGACGGCGGGACCGCGACGGACTCGCCGACCGACGAACCGGGGACACCGACGGACGAGCCCGACACGCCGACGCCCACGGACGAACCGGAGACCCCGACGCCGACCGACGAGCCGGAGACGCCGACGGACACCCCGGCGGCTGACGCGCTGGTGGTCAACGACTACGACGGGGACCCGGCGTGGTCGTCCCATCGCAACGACCTCGGACAGTGGTGCGGGGCCGGGTCCTTCGAGAACGGCGGCGGCGAGGTCGAGGACGGCGCGCTCGTGTTAGCGTACGACAACGGCGGCTGGTTCCAGGAGCAGATCAACCGGCCGGTCGACGGCTACAGCGACCTCGTCCTGCGCGTCAGCGGCGCGGACGGGGGCGAAGAGTCGGAGGTCCTCTTCGACATGGGCGGGGTCCGCACCATGCTCGCCGACGTGACCGACGACGCCGTCGGGACGAGTGCGACGGACGTGCGCGTCGACATGGCGGCGGCGGGGATCGACCGGTCGTCCTCGGCGCTGTCGGTGCGGCTGAACTTCTGGCAGGGCGGAACCAGCACGCTGCGGATCGAGGAGGTGCGATTAGAGTAG
- a CDS encoding endo-1,4-beta-xylanase, which translates to MTNDDTSDRAQTDGTDVPTADGSADKTDIEAADADGIEAERCDAGGPEVADVDDPEVVDEEAAEALASMDRRDYLKASLAAAAMAGLGSAGTGTAAAETADTSKTVDERIREHRTGDLEVVVENPDGSTVSGAEVSVSQREHQFGFGTAVNANTLINSSSEGDNYRTYIPELFNKAVMENRHKWDFFENEQALADEATQWVLDQGLDMRGHVCLWGREDVGAIPSDIQTAIDNNDAETIRERSMAHIEEIITHYGDDLTEWEVVNEAMHVYQMQIGVYGDQIDTEEPWTGEVVPWSSQLLADWYDKAESVISENGYDLGIAVNDFNQFPYAYTDNRYQNEIQHINSNAVQVDTVGLQAHVAARQGEFNSNDDPDGRISAAQVAEEMNKWADLGGRLKITEFDTYNGDDWEDDEERAQMLENYLRGAFSHPGCDDFIMWGFWDGRHWENEAPLFYDDWSQKPAYDVWTGLVYDEWWTDDSGTTDGSGAYATTAFLGEHEVTVSTDSGETTETVSVSDASGTTTVTVTVEGDGEGSDDTQPPSVPEDLSVSATTDSTVTVTWEGVSDNGSAGLSEYVVYVDGSEDQTVGAGMTTATVEGLSAETSYTVGVSAVDAAGNESDAATVTATTDAAGDGEDGTDEPAGDALVVHEFDGGNYPGSNDLGNWADGGSFANGGGSGDVSDGALRLEYDNAGWMGSNVTRSVADRPTLRLRVRGDAGGEEDDFTVQVGGASDVLGNLTDDAIGTEWSTVSVDLAAAGADLDDPQSVRLNFWQGESGAVEIDRIAFGGSGGGGDGSDGSDGSDGSDGSDGSDGSSGDLVAEIDPSATSASVGERVSFRVTDTTESGNWVDSLSWSLGNGESASGWYAEATYGSAGTYTVELTATNNEGASTTDTVEVTVS; encoded by the coding sequence ATGACGAACGACGACACATCCGACCGAGCACAGACGGACGGGACAGACGTACCGACGGCCGACGGATCGGCCGACAAAACCGACATCGAAGCGGCCGATGCGGACGGGATCGAGGCCGAGCGGTGCGACGCGGGCGGCCCCGAGGTCGCAGACGTGGACGACCCGGAGGTCGTAGACGAGGAGGCCGCCGAGGCGCTGGCGTCGATGGACCGGCGGGACTACCTGAAGGCGTCGCTGGCGGCCGCCGCGATGGCCGGCCTCGGTAGCGCCGGGACGGGGACGGCGGCCGCGGAGACGGCCGACACGTCGAAGACGGTCGACGAGCGCATCCGGGAACACCGGACAGGCGACCTCGAAGTGGTCGTCGAGAACCCCGACGGTTCGACGGTCTCGGGGGCGGAGGTCTCGGTCTCCCAGCGGGAACACCAGTTCGGCTTCGGGACGGCCGTCAACGCCAACACGCTGATCAACAGCTCCAGCGAGGGGGACAACTACCGGACGTACATCCCGGAGCTGTTCAACAAGGCGGTGATGGAGAACCGCCACAAGTGGGACTTCTTCGAGAACGAGCAGGCGCTGGCCGACGAGGCGACCCAGTGGGTCCTGGACCAGGGGCTGGACATGCGCGGGCACGTCTGCCTGTGGGGTCGCGAGGACGTCGGCGCCATCCCCTCGGACATCCAGACCGCGATCGACAACAACGACGCCGAGACGATCCGCGAGCGGTCGATGGCCCACATCGAGGAGATCATCACCCACTACGGCGACGACCTGACCGAGTGGGAGGTCGTCAACGAGGCGATGCACGTCTACCAGATGCAGATCGGCGTCTACGGCGACCAGATCGACACCGAGGAGCCCTGGACCGGCGAGGTCGTCCCCTGGAGTTCCCAGCTGCTGGCCGACTGGTACGACAAGGCCGAATCGGTCATCAGCGAGAACGGCTACGACCTGGGGATCGCCGTCAACGACTTCAACCAGTTCCCCTACGCCTACACCGACAACCGGTATCAGAACGAGATCCAGCACATCAACTCCAACGCCGTTCAGGTCGACACCGTCGGGCTACAGGCTCACGTCGCCGCCCGACAGGGGGAGTTCAACAGCAACGACGACCCGGACGGCCGGATCAGCGCCGCCCAGGTCGCCGAGGAGATGAACAAGTGGGCCGACCTGGGCGGCCGACTGAAGATCACGGAGTTCGACACGTACAACGGCGACGACTGGGAGGACGACGAGGAGCGCGCGCAGATGCTGGAGAACTACCTGCGGGGCGCCTTCTCCCACCCCGGCTGCGACGACTTCATCATGTGGGGCTTCTGGGACGGCCGCCACTGGGAGAACGAGGCGCCGCTGTTCTACGACGACTGGTCGCAGAAACCCGCCTACGACGTGTGGACTGGCCTCGTCTACGACGAGTGGTGGACCGACGACAGCGGGACGACCGACGGCTCGGGCGCCTACGCGACGACCGCCTTCCTCGGCGAGCACGAGGTCACGGTCAGCACCGACAGCGGCGAGACCACGGAGACGGTCTCCGTGTCGGACGCGTCGGGCACGACGACCGTGACGGTCACCGTCGAGGGCGACGGAGAGGGGAGCGACGACACCCAGCCGCCGTCGGTACCGGAGGACCTCTCGGTGTCGGCGACGACCGACTCGACGGTGACGGTCACCTGGGAGGGCGTCTCCGACAACGGCTCCGCCGGTCTCTCGGAGTACGTCGTCTACGTCGACGGCAGCGAGGACCAGACCGTGGGTGCGGGCATGACGACGGCGACCGTCGAGGGGCTGTCGGCCGAGACGAGCTACACGGTCGGCGTCTCGGCGGTTGACGCCGCCGGCAACGAGTCCGACGCCGCGACCGTCACGGCGACGACCGACGCCGCCGGCGACGGCGAGGACGGGACCGACGAGCCGGCCGGCGACGCGCTGGTCGTCCACGAGTTCGACGGCGGCAATTACCCCGGGTCGAACGACCTGGGCAACTGGGCCGACGGCGGTAGCTTCGCCAACGGCGGCGGCAGCGGCGACGTGTCGGACGGCGCGCTCCGGCTGGAGTACGACAACGCCGGCTGGATGGGGTCGAACGTCACGCGGTCGGTCGCCGACCGGCCGACGCTGCGCCTCCGCGTCCGCGGCGACGCGGGCGGCGAGGAGGACGACTTCACCGTCCAGGTCGGCGGCGCGAGCGACGTGCTCGGCAACCTCACGGACGACGCGATCGGGACGGAGTGGTCGACGGTGTCGGTCGACCTCGCGGCGGCCGGTGCCGACCTCGACGACCCCCAGTCCGTCCGGCTGAACTTCTGGCAGGGCGAGTCGGGGGCGGTCGAGATCGACCGCATCGCCTTCGGCGGCTCCGGCGGGGGCGGCGACGGGTCGGACGGCTCCGACGGCTCCGACGGGTCGGACGGGTCGGACGGTTCCGACGGGTCGAGCGGCGACCTCGTCGCGGAGATCGACCCGAGCGCGACCTCGGCGTCGGTCGGCGAGCGGGTCAGCTTCCGCGTGACCGACACCACCGAGTCGGGCAACTGGGTCGACTCGCTGTCCTGGAGCCTGGGCAACGGCGAGTCGGCCAGCGGCTGGTACGCCGAGGCGACCTACGGCTCGGCGGGCACCTACACCGTCGAACTGACCGCGACGAACAACGAGGGCGCCTCGACCACCGACACGGTCGAAGTCACCGTCTCCTGA
- a CDS encoding endo-1,4-beta-xylanase: MTDDDTRRAEPRPADSGDSEALDEEAAEALASMDRRGYLKASLAAAAAAGLGGAGAGTAAAETADTSKTVDERIREHRTGDLEVVVENPDGSTVSGAEVSVSQREHQFRFGTAVNADRLINGSSEGDNYREYVPELFNTAVLGNHHKWRFWENNRQTADEATDWLLDRGLDMRGHVCLWGREDVGAIPSDIQTAIEERDAETIRERSMAHIEEIITHYGDDLTEWEVVNEAMHVYQLQLGVYGDRIDTEEPWSGEVVPWSSQLLADWYDKAASVIDENDLDVGIAVNDFNQFPYAYTDNRYESEIDHINASGAQLDTVGLQAHVAARQGEFNTNSDPDGRIDADRVVAEINKWADHGARVKITEFDTYNGDDWEDDEERADVTENYLRGAFSHPGVDAFVMWGFWDGDHWKDEAPLFYDDWSRKPAYDVWTGLVYDEWWTDDSGTTDGSGAYATTAFLGEHEVTVSTDSGETTEPVSLSEASGTTTVTVTVEGGGDTGDTQPPSVPEDLSVSATTDSTVTVTWEGVSDNGSSGLDGYVVYVDGSEDQTVGAGMTTATVEGLSADTAYEIGVAAVDGAGNESDAATVTAATDASDDGGSDEPADALVVDNYDGDPGWSSHRNDLGEWCGAGSFENGSGEVEDGALVLEYDNGGWFQEQINRSIEAYSTLVFEVGGADGGEESEILFDMGGVRTMLSNVTDDAIGTSTGEVRVDLASAGIDRSVGDLSVRLNFWQGGSSTLRIAEIRLE, from the coding sequence ATGACAGACGACGATACGCGGAGAGCGGAACCGAGACCGGCCGACAGCGGCGACTCCGAGGCCCTCGACGAGGAGGCCGCCGAGGCGCTGGCGTCGATGGACCGGCGGGGCTACCTGAAGGCGTCGCTGGCCGCGGCGGCTGCGGCCGGCCTCGGCGGCGCTGGCGCGGGGACGGCGGCCGCGGAGACGGCCGACACGTCGAAGACGGTCGACGAGCGCATCCGGGAACACCGGACAGGCGACCTCGAAGTGGTCGTCGAGAACCCCGACGGTTCGACGGTCTCGGGGGCGGAGGTCTCGGTCTCCCAGCGGGAACACCAGTTCCGCTTCGGCACCGCAGTCAACGCCGACAGGCTGATCAACGGCTCCAGCGAGGGGGACAACTACCGCGAGTACGTCCCCGAGCTGTTCAACACGGCGGTCCTCGGCAACCACCACAAGTGGCGGTTCTGGGAGAACAACCGCCAGACCGCCGACGAGGCGACCGACTGGCTGCTCGACCGGGGCCTGGACATGCGCGGGCACGTCTGCCTGTGGGGCCGCGAGGACGTCGGCGCCATCCCCTCGGACATCCAGACCGCGATCGAGGAGCGCGACGCCGAGACGATCCGCGAGCGGTCGATGGCCCACATCGAGGAGATCATCACCCACTACGGTGACGACCTGACCGAGTGGGAGGTCGTCAACGAGGCGATGCACGTCTACCAGCTCCAGCTGGGGGTCTACGGCGACCGGATCGACACCGAGGAGCCGTGGTCCGGCGAGGTCGTTCCCTGGAGTTCCCAGCTGCTGGCCGACTGGTACGACAAGGCCGCGTCGGTGATCGACGAGAACGACCTCGACGTCGGCATCGCGGTCAACGACTTCAACCAGTTCCCCTACGCCTACACGGACAACCGCTACGAGTCCGAAATCGACCACATCAACGCCAGCGGGGCGCAGCTGGACACCGTCGGGCTGCAGGCCCACGTCGCCGCCCGGCAGGGCGAGTTCAACACGAACAGCGACCCCGACGGCCGTATCGACGCCGACCGGGTGGTCGCCGAGATCAACAAGTGGGCTGACCACGGCGCGCGCGTGAAGATCACGGAGTTCGACACGTACAACGGCGACGACTGGGAGGACGACGAGGAACGCGCCGACGTGACCGAGAACTATCTGCGCGGTGCGTTCTCCCACCCCGGCGTCGACGCCTTCGTCATGTGGGGCTTCTGGGACGGCGACCACTGGAAGGACGAGGCGCCGCTGTTCTACGACGACTGGTCGCGGAAACCCGCCTACGACGTGTGGACCGGCCTCGTCTACGACGAGTGGTGGACCGACGACAGCGGGACGACCGACGGCTCGGGCGCCTACGCGACGACGGCGTTCCTCGGCGAGCACGAGGTCACGGTCAGCACCGACAGCGGCGAGACGACCGAACCCGTCTCGCTGTCCGAGGCTTCGGGGACGACTACCGTCACCGTCACCGTCGAGGGCGGCGGCGACACGGGAGACACCCAGCCGCCGTCGGTACCGGAGGACCTCTCGGTGTCGGCGACGACCGACTCGACGGTGACGGTCACCTGGGAGGGCGTCTCCGACAACGGCTCTTCGGGGCTGGACGGGTACGTCGTCTACGTCGACGGGAGCGAGGACCAGACCGTGGGTGCGGGCATGACGACGGCGACCGTCGAGGGACTGTCGGCCGACACGGCCTACGAGATCGGTGTCGCGGCGGTCGACGGGGCGGGCAACGAGTCCGACGCCGCGACCGTCACGGCCGCGACCGACGCGAGTGACGACGGCGGGAGCGACGAGCCGGCCGACGCGCTGGTCGTCGACAACTACGACGGGGACCCGGGCTGGTCGAGCCACCGCAACGACCTGGGCGAGTGGTGCGGCGCCGGGTCCTTCGAGAACGGCTCCGGCGAGGTCGAGGACGGTGCGCTCGTTCTGGAGTACGACAACGGCGGCTGGTTCCAGGAGCAGATCAATCGGTCGATCGAGGCGTACTCGACGCTGGTGTTCGAGGTCGGCGGCGCGGACGGCGGCGAGGAGTCGGAAATCCTCTTCGACATGGGCGGGGTGCGGACCATGCTCTCGAACGTCACCGACGACGCCATCGGCACGAGCACGGGGGAAGTCCGCGTCGACCTGGCGTCGGCGGGGATCGACCGCTCTGTGGGGGATCTCTCGGTGCGGCTCAACTTCTGGCAGGGCGGTAGCAGCACGCTGCGGATCGCGGAGATCCGGCTCGAATAG